The following nucleotide sequence is from Penicillium digitatum chromosome 5, complete sequence.
GGTCATTTCCCTCCAAACTACTCCTTCCAACCTCAATCCGGTAGCCACTCATACCCTCCTGCTCACTACGATAACCGTTCATACATGGGTGCACCGCGTGTGGAAGAAGTCAAGGGTGGATTTGTGGGTCGACCAGGTCCTCCCCATAGCGACACTGGAAAACGGCATCTGGACGTCTATGATGTAGAGACATCTTTGAATGAGGTATGAAATttccttcccccccccccccccccccaccccttttttttcctccaaAGATCGCATGATCGGTATTTCTCTTTTTTGAACGCATTGGACAAAACTTAAACATCAAATCTCTTGATCGTACAAATAGACTGACGTGGTGGAACAGATCGCCGAATTAAGTACGCGAACCCTTGACTTTTCACGGCACTACGCGGCTCGCGCACATCAGACACAGCGATCTGGCCCACTACTAGGGTCCCTCCCCTCGCTAAATGAGGTGGAGGACATGCTTCATATGCAACGGCGGAACCAAGATGCTCTAATTCGGATACGCACGGCCGTGGTGAACCAGGAACAGGCTCTCGCCGAACAGATGGCGCAGCGAAAGGCGTTCAAAACCGAAGATGATCACATGGCCATGTACCAAGAGGACTTTAAAGGCACGGGTGGGTTTGCAGGTGCAGATCCAAAGAAAAGGCGCGGAGTACGTTCTagacttctcctttccccTGGGTTGACAAGGTGGTCGAGAGTGGTTGACATCTCGTTCACCCTCCATGCCATGAATGTGTTTGGCTAACTCCGATTTGCAGAAAGCAGCCCCTCCTGGTCGTTGCCATAGCTGTAACCGAGCCGAGACACCAGAATGGCGTCGGGGTCCAGATGGCGCCCGGACGTTGTGTAACGCCTGTGGTCTACATTACGCCAAACTGACTCGCAAAATGGGCGCTCACAAGGCAGCGAGCCTGGGTTCGAATCTCAAACCCAAGTCGGTTCTCGACTCCGCTTCGCCGACCAGCCATtaagcttctttttttcatgtGGCGTtggggagaaaaaaaaggtgggaAATAGAGGGCGATGGGAGTTTACTGGCCATTTTCTTTGGGACTTTCTGCGATCTTTCCCTATTCGGCTTCTCTTTTTGCTGGTTTAATGTCTTCCCTTTGTGATCTTTTCTTTGAAGGACTCTTCCTCGTTGCTCTTATATAATACCCCCCCCACCAAACAGCTTCCAAGGTATTGGGAGAAACACGGCTTTTAGCATAGATATCCCCCTTGGATGATTCAATAGCCTTTGATCTGATCTGAAACTGGTTTTTGGTTTCCCtaacctcttcttcctttctcgCTGGTCCCCTCTCTCAGTACCGTTATCGGTTTATACCCTGCATTGTTTTGTTCCCTGAACTCTTCTGTTCGAGTATGACCTTGATATGATGTACGATCCGTGTCTCAGcgttccctttttttttttattcctttttgttttcctAGTCGACATTTGATCTTCAATTTTTAAGGTCTCATGACACCTTGGGGGTGTGGATATCCCCGGAATTGTTTTGCGGGAAAGGCACCAATTGCACATTCAAACCTCACATCCCTAAATCCTGTTGCCACATATCGTTTCGGCCGTAAGTCTCGGCACCGAAGATAGTTCCAGGCTTTGTTTTTTTAATTATAGCTTTTGCGTATGCCTCTATGGCATGATCTCGCCTATTTTGATTTGAGTTGCAGTTCATCTAATCATGGGCTTGAACACATGCATTgtgatgaaaaaaaaaaagttatgGCATGATCCctcggcttttttttttcaatttgtttttttgAAAGGCCTGATTCGCTCTACCTTACCTACTATGTTGTGCGTGCAGGGGCTAATGCATGAGAAACAAACATCACAGGAAGATTTGTCTCATTTGGTTAatttactgggtcgaagcAAGTTTCAGATCTATAGTCTTCCCACTCGATTGTTGAAATTGGATCGAGAGATCCCTTCCAAAGAGAGATCCTCTACTTCGTCATAACAAACAGACAAGCAGATCATCCAGTCTCGAAGGTGACCGATTCGAGATAGATGATTTGCCAGTATTGGAAAATCAGATCCGATCGGTTGGGATCGGGATCGGGCATGAGATCTCACATGAGATTGAGATTAGATGCAGATTAAATATGGAGTGTATCTCCATCCTCCTAAGTACATATTCTACTGCATAATGCACATCTATAGGTATACAGGCAAGAGTGCAAGTGCCTATACGGAATACTACAATGGAACATATCTGTATCATATCTACTCCTACGATcctacatacaacatagtaaCCTTCTTCCCTCCGTACAGACCGCCACAGTCTGCTAGAAGGCACTCCTTTCGGAATGTGCATACGTGAtagatggaaaaaaaaaacaaacgcCGCTCACGATTTATCATTGTCAAGATTGACAGCTTAGTTCGTGAGCCCGCATGGCCAAGTTCGAACGAACCGATCGCATCTGCAAGTGTATTCCAATGGGTTGGACCATCCTCTGTTCAGGCCTAAACTCACTATACTCACTTCGGAAGTAGTTCCTATATGATACGTAAAAGTAGTAGAATTTTGGGGGTTCTTTGTTTCTgttccccccctcccccttttttttctagatCAAAGGGGGTTTGAGGGTCAAGAAAAAGAGCTAGTTGGGTAACATCGAATAGATCGAGATCCCTCAGATCCCACGTTCGCGTCTCCCGGGATCCACGCGCCATACCCTGAACGAACCTTTGtttcttaattttttttttttggtctccTGCACGTTTTCCAATAGATCGGGGATTGAACTGGGACAAAAATAAAACCCGCCCCAAGGCCAAACGGGGCAAAAAGCTATATCCCATGTCGATTCCATTTTGGGGCTGACTCCACGAGTCTTACCCTAGTGGACACCTGGGGCAGCCAATTGACATTTCTCCGTACGAGATGGCACACATTGGGACTCGAATCGATTTTTCTGGAAGTTGTCATTTTTTCACCTTGAATCGCCCCAAGTCCTGAGACGCCGCGGAGAAAGTCATCTCCATGGTCAGTTTCATACGCTGTTTCTAAGGGTTCTCTTTAGTTCTAGGCGGGTTCCGGACGGTACAGACTTAAGTGGTACCATAACTCTTCTGTGGTGCTTCGGATCCTACGGTTTTCCGTGAATAATCTCCATATCGTACCGGAGGATCATAAAGAAGGGAAATAAAAGGGCTAGCAAACGTGGATGTATCCATTCGCGGCGCTTGGCGAATACTGCCGAAGTCCAGACGGTGgaaaaatcccaaaaaaaaaaaaaaaatcgtcCTCCGTCCTcccggagtacggagtacatacgGAATACATGCGGAGTACGGAGAAAGAATATCCTATAGATGAAGCCATCTGCACGGACTATCAAAAATTTCTGCGCGGACGTGCTCCGATCGCCCTTTTGGCGATCCCGACCTACATAGCACAGAGCATGTATTAGAGGAATAGACCTTCGCTGTTGATCATCTACAGGCCTGTGCTGGGCCCACAAGCCTTGGATCGGTGGCCGACACAAAACTCTATCTTGTTGTGAGATGCAGATCGTATCCAATAGTTGGCTGCAGCGAACTGCAAACTGTCCGTTGTGGGGGTTGCGACAGCGACGGCGCCGGCGCCGGCGACGACGATGGTGGTTTCTCCCTGCTGTCAGAACTTTGCTTggaatactccgtagataTCGGTGCATCCCTGTGAAGGTCCACGCGACCTAAATTCTGTGGCAGATTCTACggagctaaaaaaaaatagcgCACAGTGGCAGATTGGTCTTTCAATCTGGCTCTCGAGCCTCCCGCGCCATGCCGAGttggggggtggggggggggagagcTGGAGTGGAGTGTAAGGTTCTAGCTCTTTGAGTCTTCTTTGagtcttcttctgtcttCTCTGCCGTGGCTGGTTGTAGCCTACTCCGTAAGGAGCATCGTAGCGTGCTATTACTTGGGTGGTAGACGGACCCCGGGAGTACAATCTGCAAATATCGACACTCGAAATCGGCCGTGGACGATGTACCGGATTAACGAACGTGCATTGGTACATCTGTAGTGGACAGAGGATGCAAGTGGAAAATGTTATCGCATTGTTATGGATTTTTCGGAAACCAGATATTACCTTGCAAACTGCAGCGGATCTATCCGAAACAGCCTACAACAGATATAGGTCCAGATTCCGTACTGCCAAGTCAATGCAATATATACTCACCGAAATCCAAACCATTATAGAAACCTGATTGACCCTGGATTAATCAACCGGATTCTGATTGGATGGAGGCAGCCCCCGGTCCAATTCGTTCTTTGCCGTTTGATGCTCCTACGTTCCCGGGTGAGACCCATGAATCTCCATGACTCCATGCAATGAAGTGGCCGAAGATACTCGTTTCGGTGAAAAGTCTATGTGGTTGAGACCACTTGTGTAGTATCGTGTGGGACGATGGGTGGAGACGAATTACCCGACTGGGACGATTGATTTGAATCTTGGCTCACTCTCTTTGACTTTTTGCTGATCTGTATGTGTATGATAGAAACAACAGTACTCCGTGCTTCGTACTTCGTACAACGTACGGCTTGGGTAGACATGCAGAGAGATCTATACCATGTTATCAGTATACTCCGTTGCCAGCTGTACAAAGCTTTTCAATAGTTCAAGTCTGCATGCACCCCCAGATCGAGCGAACAGCTGCATCTGCCCGAAATCTCCCGGGTGATGGCTTGCAGGAGGATGCATCCCCTGTGTTTATTTGGGTTTGGCCAGGCTGTATTAGAAAATGGAGGCTTcgttgatttttttttttttttaaaaaaaaaaaaaaaaaaaaaaaatcaacaacaacaaacACTGGTCGTGCATGAAAGTTTCAAATCGTAGGATTTCAGCCCCGCCCCGATCCTCACGATGCAGTCCTCGGGTGCAGGAGATCCTGACTCAATGCAAGCACCCCGCCTGAAATCGGAGATCGGCTCCAAGGCAAGTGCCGTGACGGAATTTGGGGCGGCTAGCTTTGGAATGTATGATGCACAACTGGTGCCCGCcatgaaccaaaaaaaaaaggctggGCCCAGGTGTTTGTTTGTGTTTGAAGTGAATTTGTAAGCGGGGGCCATATCGCAGGTCTGATCCATTCTTGAAATGCTCATTCTCCATCCAAGTCCGGTGAGTCTCTTACATGTATAGCCAATGCAAATCAGAATTGCTAGTTCATGTATTCGTGGTGGAGACGGCAGGGTTTATCgaatctacaacatagatttGCTTTTAAAAGGGGATCCGCGCGATCAGCGCCTAAAGCGGGACATCTAGACGAAGGTGGGAGCACACCTTTTGTGGATGGACATCTTACGACCCACGACCAATGCTTGTCCGTCGATTTGTGCTCCGTACATACAACACAATTGTTCTCAATGCGGATCGACGGAGTGAGACATCTGATGGGTCTGGAAaggtaaatggacaagatTTAATCCTTCGGGGACTCGGAAGAAGGTAACCCATGGTTCCAGAATACGAGTTCTGCAAGTAGGATCTTGTATGTTGTAATTGAGTGCCAAAAGAACCTCGAGATCTGCAGTTTGGTTGAGCCTTAACTAAAGCCAAAATTGCCAAGGCAATCCTTCTTTAAGCTGCATTTGACCTTGATTGACctgaagagaaagagagagagagagttCCTGATCTGGTTTCTTGGCACAATTTGGCTTCGACTCGGGCAGGTGATGTAATCTTCGCGTGGCCAGTGGATTTGGTGCGATCCATGGTTGGACGGGTGGGTGGAATTTCTTTAATGCGGACCAGAATCTCGGTTCCGATTTGTATGTAtttgtacaacataagttTCAACACTGTATTTTCTAGAATCACTGCAACCACATCTCCTACCGCCAAAAGGCCCGCGCAACCGAGTTGATAAAGTCGATCCCGTCTTTGCGCCATGTATCAGCCTCCATATAACTCGTAGTATTGGCATCGAGACAGAGATCAACGGGCTTGTTCGTGGAATAAGAATCCCAATGCACAGGGCTCTGCACTACACCCGGGTTGGGATCGAGGTCGTGGATAAAAGATGCCCACATGCTCGCCATCATAGAACTGAGGTCAAGGTACGACTGTGGCACCCCATCAAATGGTTTGCCATAGTGATATCCCAGTCCGGCAATGTTGTGGAACACAAATGCCACCTCCTCGAAATGATTCACACCCGAAAGGAGGGGCACAGCTGCCGAGTGCACGTTGAACCGGTAGCAGTATGCTGGGGTTGACGTTTCGGCCCATACTTCGCATTGTCGCCGGCGATTGGCATGCATGAAGTGGTCACCCGCGAAGGCTGAGGTGCGGCGCCATTGCTGACCGTTTGAAGGCACGCGCTGGTCTCCGAGAAAGGCGGGAATGCCTTGCGATGGGTCATCCGGGTAAAGTTCGAGGATGCGCTTGGCTACAGAGGGGGGTGTCTGGAAGTTAAATCCACCGTCTGAATGGGTTAGCTGCTGAGTTCGTAGCGTGGAAGTTTTTGGATACACACCGGTCAAATATTGATACCACTGCTCTGTGGTGTTGATGCCTCTAGGCCCAAACGCTGTTCCTTCATCCGTGTTGGTGCCGGCAAGGATAGGAACTTTCACAAATGCATGCTTATTCAGTTGATAACTACCCCAGTTCTGAATCAAGTCCCCGTCCACGACAGGGGAAAAGTTATAATCAGACTCGCCCTCCGTAACGTTTAGAGCGGCGTTGAGCGTCTCAAACGGTACTTCACGAAGGCACTGCAGTGAATCCACGACGTCTGAGCAGCCTACCTTGGCGGCCAACGAGTTGTACTTTGATTGGAACGTCGTATAGTTGGACGGACTGGAAGCTATCGACCCCCCAGACTGCAGAATGCCAGCCCGAAACAGCTTGTCATCGCGTCCGTTGTATGCTGTAAGGTGATATCCCACTGACATGGCACCTGCCGACTCGCCCCATATGGTGACTTTCTTAGGGTCGCCGCCAAAGGCGCCGATGTTTTCCTGGACCCATTGAAGCGCCAGCCTCTGATCTCTCAATCCAAGATTGGTGTTTCCGCTGCCGGAGACTTGACTGGAACTTATAAAGCCCCATGCGGACAGTCTATAGTTCAGCGTGACAGCGATGAACGGCTTGCCTTTTATCCGAGTTAGACCGGACTTTCAAGCATCCTAAAAGAGGGCAAAAATCCCTACCAATTCGATACGAGTTGTCTACAATCGCAGACATGTTGTAACGCTCATCAGCCCCAGAGCCTTGAGAAAATCCACCGCCATGAATCCACACTCCAACAGGAAGTTTCGAGTCTTTGTTGGCAGAAGAGCCCCGGATTACGTTGAGGGTAAGACATGCTTCTGACTGAGGGTACCAAATCGAATCCGTCTAATTTTCACATTGGTCAGAATAGTCAGAATAatcttgggggggggggaggggaggggggtggAAGAAATTGACTAAAAGAGTTGTACTTACGCCATATCCAACACAAATATCCGAGTACTGTGTGGCATTGCGTGTAGCATCCCAGCTGGCATTCAAAGACTGCGGTACAGTAAAGCGCAGATTTCCTACTGGCTGCTGGGCATAAGGCATGCCTAGAAAGAAATCCTGGTTGTAGGTTGAGCTTCGCACTCCAGTATAGGTTCCATTGCGCACTGCCGCTGTGGGAGATGACTGTGTCGGGACAGCATGGACTGCTGTCCATAGTAGAAAGCTGGTTACCAATCCAATCATAATGAGATAAAGGAAAACACTCTTGTCCGCTATCGTCTTGTCCTTATGAGTCGGTTTGGTTCCTTTTATAGCATAAATGTTTCCATCACCGAAAGTCCGAGGACATCCGGGTTGCAGGAAGGCCCCATCGCCCAAATAGTTTGTGATTGACATTCCGGAGATGTGAACGGCAGATATGAGTTCCGGTCGTGGAGCAGAAACAGCATAGCGAAGTCGGAATAATAGACATTTGGAGTAGAGTTCGTGATGCCAAGAAGTGGAGGTGGGATGTCAGTCGGTTCACCCAATGCCCCTTCTTGATTTTCCGGGGTAATCAGTTTCATCACCAGCTTCCCCAAACTTTGACGGACGATTGTCTGCTTTGGTCGTAACCCATATTAAACATTCCGACGATTAGCCGAAACTTTTCTGCTGAGCCAAGTCTTCAGATTTGGAGATCTGTTGACATGTAGACATGTAGACATGTAGATTTGAAGATTCGTAGATTCGCACATTCGTACATTCGCAAGAGAGAATTAGGGCCAGGTAACCCAGTACTCATAGTAACACCTTGAATCAAGTTGAACTAGGAACATTGTAGAATGAAAGAGGTCGTGTGATATATGACGTACGGCGGGGTTTCTGACATCCAAATAAAGTTCGACGGAATGTAACCGACTGAGACCGACATTGTAACGGTGGCTGTGATGAGACATAGGCAATGGTTTGCTCCTGGAAAGCTCGGATGTaaatatacaacatacacgaGAATTTGACACCTAAATTCCCATCAGCAATATGGTCATTACCAAATCGCTCCCGTACCGGGGTCCGACTAGAATCCGAAGAGACTGCCTCCATTATCGCAGTCACGCAAGGTTTTCTCGCAGCACTGAGCGCCAAGTCGCGCGCTGATTTCGAGAAACACTGTGTCCGAGTAGGAGGAATCACACTTTCCCCTCCGACTTCACTGCGCTTCTGTACGATTGGTTCGTTTGTTGAACATGTCGCCGGGCTCAAGGATGATATTAATGAGCGTATCTGGGATCCTGAGGTGAAGGTGCATGAGGCAGGAAGCCTGAACTTGGCCGCTGTGTGGGCCCCATTTCGGGCAAAGATCAATGGCGTTGTGGATCAAGTTGGTGTTGAATAATTTATTTTGCATAGACTCAACGGCGAGTAAAAGATGACTGGGCTGGCGGATATGTGTCGACTGCCGACTGAAGAGGAAATGCTGATGGAATGAGTACTTTGGAGAGGCTtggaaaaatgaaaaaaaaaaaaaaaaaatcaaggcTCATCAGATGCTGTGACAAGAAGGGCGGCCTCCATTTGTCATGAATATGTGCAAATTATTTCAGTTTCTGCTATACATGCTCACACTCTGGATATCTAGTTGTGTGTGGGAGTATGTTGATACCTCTGATCTAGACCGTTTTGCCTCGAAGAAGTTCCCATCCGACTGATCCCTTTTTGCCTTCTTTGACAGTCATCTCCTCAACGGCCTTCACTAGATCGTAGGTAATCTCCTCAGACACAACACTGTCCTGCTTATAACTAGGATGCTTGGCTACAAACTCACGCATCCATCGAGCCCCAGTCCAAAGAGTTCCATTGGCTCGCTTCCGGATCAAATCAAGATAGCTGGCCAGGAAACATCTTGTCTCGACGTCAACGTTGATGCTGTTGAGGTAGGACTCCACGAGTGGGATGAGACCCGGGAATGATCCGTCTGCGCATCCATTGACAATGTCGTCGATGGTCATGAGATCAAACTCTGTCTCGACGGGACCAAGAGGAGGTGACGGAGGGGGAGTGTTTATAGCTGACGACGCCGTAGACGAGAAGGTGCTGCTGTTCGTCGATTGCTGTGCGCTTCTAGGGACCCTAGAAGGGAAGGGGTCCTTGCGGAACCAAAACTTCCGGTCAAGAACAGCATTGCGAGCATGCGCTGTCTCCATGTTGTCTGTAGTACGCTGAATCGGGATGTAGAAGTTGAGATCGAAGCTCAGAATGGCACGGGTGATGAGGACGATGAAAATGCTAAACGCAGCGTTCTCGAAATCCGTGATTTGGATCTCCATGGACCGGAACTCAACTCTCCAGCCAATATCATCTTTATCAGGTGGTGGCGGCTTGAAGCGCATGTGCTGCCAATTAGTGGATTGTAAATTCTCAAAGTGATCACTCTTGTTGAGATCAAGTTCTTCGAGATCCTCAGAGAAAATGACCAAGGGATCACGAATGAACAAGTGTGCGAAATGCGTCGCAAGTAGGTCATCCATTCCCCCGTCCATAAGACGTTTCTTAATATCCTCATCAACAACTAGATCAGGATCGAAGTATTCTTTCCGGAGACGAGGATCCTGAGAGATGTAAGTCGAATTAGAGGCATATCGTGACTTGGGAATTCTCCATCGGTCATTCTTGAGAGGCTGCGAGAGGTTAGTCCTGCGAGCCAAGCGTATTAATCCAGAAAACTAACAGCTTCGCCAATTTCCTCGAGTGTCCTGTCATCGACTGCATTGCCAATTTGATTCCATCGCACATCTGTGTCCACGAGGAAACCTTTATAGATGGGTGTAGCGGCGGTCAGGGCCAGAAGAATGGGCCCCAAAGGACTTAGTTGATCATAAAGCCTTCTGCCTTCTGTCATGTTCTTTGCTTGAAAGGTGATCTGCAAGCAACAGCTGCCCATTCCGAATGCCATGGCGTCCATGTAAACATGATCATCTTTAGCTGCGCCGTTGCGGACGTCGTCATCCTCTGGCCAATTATGAAGGTCGTAGTTAACGGTTGGATCCTTGAATGGCCTGGGCGTATGGATGTCGTGGAAAACAGGTACATTCAATTCGACCTTGCGACCTCTTCGGGATCGAATGTTGGCGGCCAGAGTGGGGAATCGGATATGGGGGTTGGCAATCTCATCAGGAACAAACTGCGAGCGGAGGGCTGGCCCAGACGGAGGATA
It contains:
- a CDS encoding Zinc finger, NHR/GATA-type, which produces MGSLEAAPRHRDPLPAIGFLGKDGSGYTSRHPSSATASPTPLMSPNIMYSGQSLPYSYASNAPPGYISSPEARRALEDDKEKHTLRQSLPSIHEALGNDNPLPYPASTSAPPPQSAHPAPPSHLIGRPSAEGPAGPPNPFSNGPPTGPLMREPNFPHQARESLLHKVPKQGSLRVPSPNGYGHFPPNYSFQPQSGSHSYPPAHYDNRSYMGAPRVEEVKGGFVGRPGPPHSDTGKRHLDVYDVETSLNEIAELSTRTLDFSRHYAARAHQTQRSGPLLGSLPSLNEVEDMLHMQRRNQDALIRIRTAVVNQEQALAEQMAQRKAFKTEDDHMAMYQEDFKGTGGFAGADPKKRRGKAAPPGRCHSCNRAETPEWRRGPDGARTLCNACGLHYAKLTRKMGAHKAASLGSNLKPKSVLDSASPTSH
- a CDS encoding Extracellular lipase, putative, producing MIGLVTSFLLWTAVHAVPTQSSPTAAVRNGTYTGVRSSTYNQDFFLGMPYAQQPVGNLRFTVPQSLNASWDATRNATQYSDICVGYGTDSIWYPQSEACLTLNVIRGSSANKDSKLPVGVWIHGGGFSQGSGADERYNMSAIVDNSYRIGKPFIAVTLNYRLSAWGFISSSQVSGSGNTNLGLRDQRLALQWVQENIGAFGGDPKKVTIWGESAGAMSVGYHLTAYNGRDDKLFRAGILQSGGSIASSPSNYTTFQSKYNSLAAKVGCSDVVDSLQCLREVPFETLNAALNVTEGESDYNFSPVVDGDLIQNWGSYQLNKHAFVKVPILAGTNTDEGTAFGPRGINTTEQWYQYLTDGGFNFQTPPSVAKRILELYPDDPSQGIPAFLGDQRVPSNGQQWRRTSAFAGDHFMHANRRRQCEVWAETSTPAYCYRFNVHSAAVPLLSGVNHFEEVAFVFHNIAGLGYHYGKPFDGVPQSYLDLSSMMASMWASFIHDLDPNPGVVQSPVHWDSYSTNKPVDLCLDANTTSYMEADTWRKDGIDFINSVARAFWR
- a CDS encoding Glutamate-cysteine ligase catalytic subunit, whose protein sequence is MGLLALGTALEWPEAKTKAGQVRQWGIEQLLANWRRARGKERDALLWGDEVEYLVVALDDAAKKSRLSLAQAEILKSLARDEELWKSGSGKGSQTGDHVGEEPPHFHPEFGRFMLEATPGQPWGIGFKDLLKVESNMKWRREVAKAHMAPNEVPITLTTFPRLGTNDDYIQPYYPPSGPALRSQFVPDEIANPHIRFPTLAANIRSRRGRKVELNVPVFHDIHTPRPFKDPTVNYDLHNWPEDDDVRNGAAKDDHVYMDAMAFGMGSCCLQITFQAKNMTEGRRLYDQLSPLGPILLALTAATPIYKGFLVDTDVRWNQIGNAVDDRTLEEIGEAPLKNDRWRIPKSRYASNSTYISQDPRLRKEYFDPDLVVDEDIKKRLMDGGMDDLLATHFAHLFIRDPLVIFSEDLEELDLNKSDHFENLQSTNWQHMRFKPPPPDKDDIGWRVEFRSMEIQITDFENAAFSIFIVLITRAILSFDLNFYIPIQRTTDNMETAHARNAVLDRKFWFRKDPFPSRVPRSAQQSTNSSTFSSTASSAINTPPPSPPLGPVETEFDLMTIDDIVNGCADGSFPGLIPLVESYLNSINVDVETRCFLASYLDLIRKRANGTLWTGARWMREFVAKHPSYKQDSVVSEEITYDLVKAVEEMTVKEGKKGSVGWELLRGKTV